The Thermoanaerobacterium thermosaccharolyticum DSM 571 region TTAACACATCCTCATGAGTTATTTCTTCAATTGTTGTAGTATAATCAAGTATATTTATGCCTCTCATGTAATAAGTTATAAAATTGTGAGATATACCTTCTACAGAATTAAATGATTTTAAAAAACGTCCAGTTATTTTTCTTTTTATTCTATTTAAGTCACTGTCATCTATAGAATTAACTTTTGATATCTTATCTAAAACGGCTTGTTTTACAGCTTCAGGGTCAATTGATTGACCACCTATAATAGAATATCCGTGATCTATTTCGCCAACGTATTCTGTATCAAATGTTGAATCAATAAGCCCATCATTATAAAGCTCTTCATATAGATCAGAACTTCTTCCTGCTAAAATCTCTAAGCAAATCTGTGTCACAATGTCTTTTTTAAGCAGCTTTTTCCCACCATATCCAACATCATAATCTTTAAAACCTATATTAAAAAGTGGCATTGAAACTGCCATTTTCTGTTCTACATAGTTTTTGTTAATACTTGCAGGTTCATTCGGATATATCCTTTTTATTTCTCCTTGTCTTTTATCAGCTTTTACGGAATTATTTACGATATCTACAACCTTGTTGATATCTACATCTCCAGCTATAAACAGCACCATGTTAGATGGATGATAAAATGTTCTGTAGCATTTATACAATATATCTTTATCAATTTTGGATATAGATTCAATCGTACCCGCTATATCTACTTTAACAGGGTGCAGATGGTACAATCCATCTAACATATTAAAAAAAAGCCTCCAAGATGGATCATCATCATACATTCGTATCTCCTGTGCTATAATGCCCTTTTCCTTTTCTACATTTTCGTCTGTAAAATAAGGCCTTTGCACGAAATCAAGAAGAAGTTTTAAATTGTCGTAAAAATTATCTGTGCTGGAAAATAAATATGCTGTAGTTGTAAAATTCGTATAAGCATTAGCAGAAGCACCATTTTTAGAGAACTCTTCAAAGATGCTGCCATCTTCTTCTTCAAACATCTTGTGCTCCAAAAAGTGCGCTATTCCATCAGGTACATGTGTTATTTCCGTCTCGCCGGGAACAATAAACTCGCTGTCATTAGATCCATAATGTGTTGCAAACATAGCATATTGTTTGATAAAGCCTTTCTTTGGCATGACATAGACATTTAATCCGCTTTCATGCTCATAATGGTACATCTTTTCTTTTATCATCTCATTAAAAATCTCTCTCATATTTTATCCCTCCTCATTTTTTAGTCATAAAATAAACAGTATCTAATTGTATATTTTTCGAAACAGCAACAATGTCTTTTTTTGTTACTTCATTTATTTTATTTATAAAATCGTCTATGCTGTAATCGGTATGTGAAAGATTTTGTGAGAAATAAAAGTCCGAGATTTGCGTTGCACTGTCTTTCACTGAATTCATAGACGTATTTAAAGCTTTGATCGTTGAATCAAATTCATAGTCAGAAATGTTTCCGTTCTTTATTTCCTCAACTTGTTTAAGTATTATATCCAATGCTTTTTGATAATTTTCAATCTCTATACCCGACATTATAAGCATTAATCCTTTAAATCTTTCAAGCCTTGTTTGTGCGTAATATGCAAGACTTGCTTTTTCCCTCACATTTATGAATAATTTTGAAAAAGGACCTCCACCCAGCACACCGCTCAACACTAAAAGCGGAAAATACTCATCGTCGCCCGGTTTTACATTTGTCCTAAATCCCAAAGTAAGTTTCCCTTGAGTGACATCTAGTTGATCTTGAACGTATTTAACTTGATCCACCTTTTTATATATTGGTGTATCAGGTATATAAACAACATCAGTTCTGTCTATTTTAAAATACTTATCAAATAAACTTTTTATTTTATCTACACTCACATTGCCAACAACATATATATCCATCGGCAATGTTTTTATAACCTTCTTATAGTATTCGTAAAGATTGGCTTCATCTATCTTATCAACATCATCTATACTGCCAAGTTCATATATTGAAAAATCTTCATCTTTACACATCTCTTCAATGCATCTGTCAACAGCATATTTTGTCTTTTCATTTATTCGGGAATTAATCAAATTCTTCTGTTTTTCTTTTTCCTGCTGAACATACTTTGAATCAAAGCCATTGTTTACTACTAATGGATTTAAAAGTATATCTGAAATAAACTTTACGCCATCTTCCGTTATGTCGTCTTTTATATAGCTGCTGTCTGTAATTTCTAATCTAAATTGTGCAATTTGCCTTTCGCCTTTTTTATAAACAGAAAAAGAAAATGTAGCTCCATAAAGCTCTTCGAGATGTCTCGTTATTTCTTTATAGGTTTTATAGTTAAGATTTCCTCGCTTTAGTACTGACGGCAACAATGCAAATTTTGCTGTTTCATTGCTTAATCTGTTATTTATGTAAATATTAATCGTAAGCGTCTTAAATTTATCCATCTGACTAACATACAGATTAATGCCTTTTCCAATATTCGTTTTCAAAATGGACATATTTTATCACTCCTTATATAATAATCCAATTGACCTTAATTATATTTCAAATGTTTTGTCATGTCAACAAAACATAAACCCGGGTTTCCCCAGGTTTATTTTATGCACTTGGTGTAATTCTCTTTAGTATTTCAGTAATCTGCTTAGTAAATTCTGATAATGGTCTTCCAGCCGCAATTCCTTTTGCTATATTGTTTATTCTCGTATATAAATCAGGATCTGATGTCACCGATACATTTTTTATACCCTTATCTGTATCCCTAACAGTTTTTTCAACCTTTTTCTTAACTTGAGTTTCGTGAGTGCCTTGTACATTTGCTTTCATATCAATACCTACTATAGCAGTATT contains the following coding sequences:
- the yfmH gene encoding EF-P 5-aminopentanol modification-associated protein YfmH, which gives rise to MREIFNEMIKEKMYHYEHESGLNVYVMPKKGFIKQYAMFATHYGSNDSEFIVPGETEITHVPDGIAHFLEHKMFEEEDGSIFEEFSKNGASANAYTNFTTTAYLFSSTDNFYDNLKLLLDFVQRPYFTDENVEKEKGIIAQEIRMYDDDPSWRLFFNMLDGLYHLHPVKVDIAGTIESISKIDKDILYKCYRTFYHPSNMVLFIAGDVDINKVVDIVNNSVKADKRQGEIKRIYPNEPASINKNYVEQKMAVSMPLFNIGFKDYDVGYGGKKLLKKDIVTQICLEILAGRSSDLYEELYNDGLIDSTFDTEYVGEIDHGYSIIGGQSIDPEAVKQAVLDKISKVNSIDDSDLNRIKRKITGRFLKSFNSVEGISHNFITYYMRGINILDYTTTIEEITHEDVLNRFKTFFNEKNCVLSVIKP
- the yfmF gene encoding EF-P 5-aminopentanol modification-associated protein YfmF translates to MSILKTNIGKGINLYVSQMDKFKTLTINIYINNRLSNETAKFALLPSVLKRGNLNYKTYKEITRHLEELYGATFSFSVYKKGERQIAQFRLEITDSSYIKDDITEDGVKFISDILLNPLVVNNGFDSKYVQQEKEKQKNLINSRINEKTKYAVDRCIEEMCKDEDFSIYELGSIDDVDKIDEANLYEYYKKVIKTLPMDIYVVGNVSVDKIKSLFDKYFKIDRTDVVYIPDTPIYKKVDQVKYVQDQLDVTQGKLTLGFRTNVKPGDDEYFPLLVLSGVLGGGPFSKLFINVREKASLAYYAQTRLERFKGLMLIMSGIEIENYQKALDIILKQVEEIKNGNISDYEFDSTIKALNTSMNSVKDSATQISDFYFSQNLSHTDYSIDDFINKINEVTKKDIVAVSKNIQLDTVYFMTKK